In one Pungitius pungitius chromosome 13, fPunPun2.1, whole genome shotgun sequence genomic region, the following are encoded:
- the crls1 gene encoding cardiolipin synthase (CMP-forming): MMMCLRKVPGPLWRNAATLRRLVSAGALPPRPASRTRAPATDYAPSTRPPVRGILLRVKGDVLLLHRGGHGRSVAGLRPPLPGAVRGLCGGKAAGTPDGARPGDRNEPADPVPGEELFKFKELYENPWTIPNFLCVSRILLAPFLGHLVIQQHFHLSLALFTLAGATDLLDGYIARTWPTQKSALGSALDPLADKILISILYVSLTYAGLIPALLTALVISRDVGLIAAVFWVRYKTVPPPVTLSRFFNPCYTTAQLKPTLFSKVNTAIQLLLVASSLAAPVFQYTDSVLLQCLWFITAATTAASGYSYWHYGRETVRVLNTRSP; encoded by the exons ATGATGATGTGCTTGCGGAAGGTTCCCGGTCCGTTGTGGCGCAACGCGGCGACGCTCCGCCGCCTCGTGTCCGCCGGCGCGCTTCCGCCGCGGCCTGCGTCACGTACGCGCGCACCCGCCACCGACTACGCGCCGTCAACGCGGCCCCCGGTCCGCGGGATCCTCCTGCGGGTTAAAGGGGACGTTCTTCTGCTGCACCGGGGAGGTCACGGGAGGTCGGTGGCAGGTCTCCGGCCCCCGCTTCCCGGCGCCGTCCGCGGGCTCTGCGGCGGGAAGGCCGCGGGGACACCGGACGGCGCGCGGCCCGGCGACCGGAACGAGCCCGCCGATCCGGTACCGGGAGAAGAGCTCTTCAAGTTCAAAGAGCTG TACGAGAACCCGTGGACAATCCCCAACTTCTTGTGCGTGTCTCGGATCCTGCTGGCCCCCTTCTTGGGTCACCTGGTGATCCAGCAGCACTTCCACCTCAGCCTGGCCCTGTTCACGCTGGCCGGAGCCACCGACCTG TTGGACGGTTACATCGCCAGAACGTGGCCCACTCAGAAGTCGGCGCTGGGCAGCGCTCTGGACCCGCTGGCCGACAAGATTCTCATCAGCATTTTGTACGTCAGCCTCACGTACGCCGGGCTCATACCAG CTCTGCTGACGGCGCTGGTGATCTCCAGAGACGTCGGGTTGATCGCCGCCGTCTTCTGGGTCCGATACAAGACGGTGCCGCCGCCG GTGACCCTGAGCAGGTTTTTTAACCCCTGCTACACCACAGCGCAGCTCAAGCCCACACTCTTCAgcaag GTGAACACAGccatccagctcctcctggttgCTTCCTCTCTGGCTGCTCCAGTGTTCCAGTACACGGACAGCGTGCTGCTGCAGTGCTTGTG GTTCATCACGGCGGCGACCACGGCAGCGTCGGGCTACAGCTACTGGCACTACGGCCGCGAGACGGTGCGGGTGCTCAACACCAGGTCGCCGTGA
- the plcb1 gene encoding 1-phosphatidylinositol 4,5-bisphosphate phosphodiesterase beta-1: MASAQPGVHALKLQPPSVSQTLRNGSNFIKWDEDLSTVTPVTLHVDPHGFYLYWTDQNKETELLDLTIVKDVRTGRSTKTPKETKLRELLDIGNLVGRLENRMVTVVTASDLVNVNQLNFIASQEDEAKVWCEELFSLSSNLLSLNLNRDQSLLKAYVRLTLQPNAEGRIPVKNIVRLFSADRKRVETALESCRLPYGRGDGIKLEDLTLDVYRSFLDSLCPRPELSNIFKLQGWGDGTLSLDQMTEFINNKQRDPRLNEILYPPLRPAQTLALMERYQQDPAQLKQGVITLQALSSYLSSDENGVIPPEKLDQSEDMSYPLAHYIINSSHNTYLTAGQLAGSSSVEMYRQVLLAGCRCVELDVWKGRTAEEEPVITHGFTMTSEIPFKEVIEAIAECAFKTSPFPVILSFENHVDSLKQQAKMAEYCQSIFGDALLIDPLDKYPLESGVPLPSPQELMGKILIKNKKSHKPPNGADTKRLADQPANQSSEPAIPSNNAGEIEAESEEEDDDEDDDGKKGSAEREAVATEEMSTLVNYVQPTKFNSFEASKKAARCYHMSSFVETKALEHLTKSPVEFVEYNKSQLSRIYPKGTRVDSSNFMPQLFWNAGCQLVALNYQTIDLSMQLNLFMFEYNGRCGYRLKPEFMRRPDKHFDPFTENTVDGIVANTLSVKVISGQFVTERRVGVYVEVDMFGLPADTRRKALKTKTSQNNNAVNPVWDEEPIVFKKVILPTLASLRIAAFEEGGKFIGHRIIPVSAIRPGYRYISLRNEKNQPLILPAVFVHIEVKDYVPDTFADVIEALSNPIRYVNLLEQRSKQLAALTLEDVEEEPQTEDEADSCAERKSDLRPPPLENGLSPASGPAGHAPMATTPKAAAANQQAAVTEASKPAAKSEDLVLSVLIDVPVCTIEGLQQSKVYQKEQRRQFKELKELVRRHQKKLSELLRDFSNKHKKVARQCSKSRASCSESDRDERLQQLRDEQQQQLLALRQEQYYSQKYLQREHIKMLTERLSSLAEESHSGHMKKLKDVCDKEKKELKRQMDRRRTEKINQAKTKEKHLAEEEKMEINKSYVNEVVQNIKRLEETQTKRHDQLVEQHNELLQEIQDQKPKLQGAVEAEFQEKFQCLPGEIEDFLQDRKTEVRGHSRSRPSTPHEPLSEDD; encoded by the exons atgGCGAGTGCTCAGCCGGGGGTCCATGCATTGAAACTCCagcctccctccgtctctcaaACACTGAGGAATGGCAGCAACTTCATTAAATGGGACGAG GACCTGTCCACCGTGACTCCGGTGACTCTCCACGTGGACCCGCACGGCTTCTACCTCTACTGGACCGACCAGAACAAG GAGACCGAGCTGTTGGACCTGACCATCGTCAAAGACGTCAGAACGGGGCGCAGCACCAAAACACcgaag GAGACGAAGCTGCGGGAGCTGCTGGACATCGGGAACCTGGTCGGCCGCCTGGAGAACCGAATGGTCACCGTGGTTACGGCCTCGGACCTGGTTAACGTCAACCAGCTGAACTTCATCGCCTCGCAGGAGGACGAAGCCAAG GTGTGGTGTGAGgagctcttctctctgtcttccaACCTGCTGAGTCTCAATCTCAACAGAGACCAAAGTCTGTTGAAAGC GTACGTCCGTTTGACTCTGCAGCCCAACGCAGAGGGGAGGATCCCCGTGAAGAA CATCGTTCGACTGTTTTCAGCGGACAGGAAGCGGGTGGAGACCGCCCTGGAGAGCTGCAGACTGCCCTACGGACGG GGCGACGGGATCAAACTGGAGGACTTGACGCTGGACGTCTACAGGAGCTTTTTGGACAGTCTGTGTCCTCGTCCTGAGCTCAGCAACATCTTCAAACTGCA aGGATGGGGCGACGGCACGCTGTCTCTGGACCAGATGACGGAGTTCATCAACAACAAGCAGAGAGACCCGAGGCTCAACGAGATCCTGTACCCGCCCCTCCGCCCGGCCCAGACGCTCGCGCTGATGGAGCGGTACCAGCAGGACCCGGCGCAGCTGAAGCaag GCGTCATCACCCTGCAGGCGCTGTCCAGCTATCTGTCCAGCGACGAGAACGGAGTCATCCCGCCCGAGAAGCTGGATCAGTCCGAAGACATGAGCTACCCGCTGGCTCACTACATCATCAACTCCTCGCACAACACCTACCTGACAG CGGGGCAGCTGGCCGGCAGCTCCTCGGTGGAGATGTACCGGCAGGTCCTCCTGGCCGGGTGCCGCTGCGTGGAGTTGGATGTGTGGAAGGGACGCACCGCCGAGGAGGAGCCCGTCATCACACACGGGTTCACCATGACGTCGGAAATCCcattcaag GAAGTGATTGAAGCCATCGCAGAGTGTGCCTTCAAGACGTCTCCGTTCCCCGTCATTCTGTCTTTTGAGAACCACGTGGACTC TTTGAAGCAGCAGGCGAAAATGGCCGAATATTGTCAATCTATTTTCGGAGATGCTCTGTTGATTGACCCTCTGGACAAATACCCC CTGGAGTCCGGCGTCCCCCTGCCGAGTCCTCAGGAGCTGATGGGCAAGATCCTCATCAAGAACAAGAAGTCCCACAAACCCCCCAACGGCGCGGACACCAAGCGGCTGGCGGACCAGCCGGCCAATCAGAGCAGCGAGCCGGCAATCCCTAGTAACAACGCGGGAG AGATCGAGGctgagagcgaggaagaggatgatgacGAAGATGATGATGGTAAAAAG GGCTCCGCCGAGCGGGAGGCGGTGGCCACGGAGGAAATGTCCACGCTGGTGAACTACGTCCAGCCGACCAAGTTCAACTCCTTCGAAGCGTCCAAGA aggcAGCCCGCTGTTACCACATGTCATCTTTCGTGGAGACCAAAGCATTGGAGCACCTCACAAAGTCCCCGGTGGAGTTCGTCGA ATATAACAAATCTCAGTTGAGTCGTATCTATCCAAAGGGGACCAGAGTCGACTCGTCCAACTTCATGCCGCAGCTCTTCTGGAACGCTGGCTGTCAACTCGTGGCCCTCAACTACCAAACGATAG ACCTGTCCATGCAGCTCAACCTCTTCATGTTCGAGTACAACGGGCGCTGCGGCTACAGGCTGAAGCCGGAGTTCATGCGCCGCCCCGACAAACACTTTGACCCCTTCACAGAAAACACGGTGGACGGCATCGTGGCCAACACCCTCTCCGTCAAG GTGATCTCCGGCCAGTTTGTGACTGAGCGGCGGGTGGGGGTGTACGTGGAGGTGGACATGTTTGGGCTCCCCGCGGACACCAGGAGGAAAGCGCTGAAGACCAAAACCTCCCAGAACAACAACGCCGTGAACCCGGTGTGGGACGAGGAGCCCATCGTCTTCAAGAAG GTGATCCTTCCCACTCTGGCCTCCCTGAGGATCGCTGCCTTTGAGGAAGGAGGGAAGTTCATTGGTCACCGGATTATTCCGGTTTCCGCCATAAGGCCAG GTTATCGGTACATCAGCTTGAGGAACGAGAAGAACCAGCCTTTGATCCTACCGGCCGTGTTCGTCCACATCGAGGTCAAGGACTACGTGCCGGACACCTTCGCAG ATGTGATCGAGGCTTTGTCCAACCCCATCCGATACGTCAACCTCCTGGAGCAGAGGTCCAAACAGCTGGCGGCCTTGACCctggaggacgtggaggaggagccaCAGACGgag GACGAGGCGGACAGCTGTGCAGAGCGTAAGAGCGACCTCAGACCGCCTCCGCTGGAGAACGGGCTCAGCCCCGCCTCCGGCCCCGCGGGCCACGCCCCCATGGCCACCACGCCCAAAGCTGCCGCGGCCAATCAGCAAGCAGCCGTAACAG AAGCATCCAAACCAGCTGCAAAGAGTGAAGACCTGGTTTTAAGTGTTTTGATAG ACGTGCCAGTGTGCACCATCGAGGGTCTGCAGCAGTCAAAGGTCTACCAGAAGGAGCAGAGACGACAGTTCAAAGAGCTGAAGGAGCTGGTGAGGAGGCACCAGAAGAAACTCTCCGAGCTCCTCCGGGACTTCAGCAACAAGCACAAGAAGGTGGCCCGACAGTGCAGCAAGAGCAG GGCTTCGTGCTCGGAGAGCGACAGAGACGAGcgcctgcagcagctgagagacgagcagcagcagcagctgctggctCTGAGGCAGGAGCAGTACTACAGCCAGAAGTATCTACAGAGGGAGCACATCAAGATG CTGACGGAGCGACTGAGCAGCCTGGCGGAGGAGAGCCACAGCGGCCACATGAAGAAACTCAAAGACGTCTGCGATAA GGAGAAAAAAGAGTTGAAGAGGCAGATGGATCGAAGGAGAACGGAGAAGATCAACCAGGCGAAGACCAAAGAGAAACATCTGGCCGAAGA ggagaagatggagatcAATAAGTCCTACGTCAACGAAGTCGTCCAGAACATCAAGCGG CTCGAGGAGACGCAGACGAAGCGCCACGACCAGCTGGTGGAGCAGCACaacgagctgctgcaggagatcCAGGACCAGAAACCCAAG CTGCAGGGAGCCGTGGAGGCAGAGTTCCAGGAGAAGTTCCAGTGTTTGCCCGGAGAGATTGAGGACTTCCTCCAGGACAGAAAgacggaggtcagaggtcacagcagGTCGCGGCCGTCGACCCCACACGAACCTCTGTCGGAGGATgactga